A single window of Eucalyptus grandis isolate ANBG69807.140 chromosome 1, ASM1654582v1, whole genome shotgun sequence DNA harbors:
- the LOC104439389 gene encoding probable xyloglucan endotransglucosylase/hydrolase protein 32, which yields MALLYLSLLLVLLMLPICPGNAQWPPAPGYWPSSRFRSMSFYQGFKNLWGPQHQRVDQSALTIWLDSTSGSGFKSVKPFRSGYFGASIKLQPGYTAGVITSFYLSNGEAHPGFHDEVDIEFLGTTFGKPYTLQTNVYIRGSGDGRIIGREMKFHLWFDPTQAFHHYAILWRPNELIFLVDDIPIRRYPRKSAATFPMRPMWLYGSIWDASSWATEDGKYKADYRYQPFVARYTNFKASGCSAYSPAWCRPVSASPYRSGGLTRQQYRVMRWVQAHHMVYNYCRDSRRDHSLTPECRI from the exons ATGGCTCTGCTCTATCTCTCGCTGCTCCTGGTGCTTCTGATGTTGCCGATATGCCCAGGCAATGCCCAGTGGCCTCCAGCGCCAGGGTACTGGCCGAGCTCTAGGTTCAGGTCCATGAGCTTCTACCAGGGGTTTAAGAACCTCTGGGGCCCTCAGCACCAGAGGGTCGACCAGAGCGCGTTGACCATCTGGCTTGACAGCACCTCAG GAAGCGGGTTCAAGTCGGTCAAGCCGTTCCGGTCCGGGTACTTCGGCGCATCCATCAAGCTCCAACCGGGTTACACTGCAGGGGTCATAACTTCATTCTAT CTTTCGAACGGCGAGGCTCATCCAGGGTTTCACGACGAGGTGGACATCGAGTTCCTGGGAACCACGTTCGGGAAGCCCTACACGTTGCAGACCAATGTTTACATCCGGGGGAGCGGCGACGGCAGGATCATAGGCAGAGAGATGAAATTCCACCTCTGGTTCGATCCCACCCAGGCCTTCCATCACTACGCCATTCTCTGGAGACCCAACGAGCTCAT ATTCCTTGTGGACGACATTCCCATAAGGAGGTACCCGAGGAAGAGCGCGGCAACCTTCCCGATGAGGCCAATGTGGTTGTATGGGTCCATATGGGACGCCTCGTCTTGGGCCACGGAGGATGGCAAGTACAAGGCTGACTACCGGTACCAACCTTTTGTCGCGCGGTACACCAACTTCAAAGCGAGCGGCTGCTCTGCCTACTCGCCGGCTTGGTGCCGCCCCGTCTCCGCCTCACCCTACCGCTCGGGCGGCCTCACCAGGCAGCAATACCGCGTGATGAGATGGGTTCAAGCTCACCACATGGTCTATAACTATTGCCGAGACTCGAGAAGGGACCATTCGCTCACTCCAGAGTGCAGGATTTGA